The Novosphingobium kaempferiae genome includes a window with the following:
- the pheT gene encoding phenylalanine--tRNA ligase subunit beta has translation MKFSLSWLKQYLETDATIEEIAAKLNAIGLEVEGIEDPAAKLEGFRVAKVLTAEKHPQADKLQVLTVDTGEKVLTVVCGAPNARAGLVGVLGLPGAVVPVNGMVLKVAAVRGVESNGMMCSTRELELGEDHDGIIELPEDAPVGTPFAQYHGADPVIDVAITPNRPDCMGLYGIARDLAAAGLGTLKLIEALDIEGAFPCPVEIRTDDAEGCPAFYGRVIRGVKNGPSPQWLQDRLKSAGQRPISALVDATNYVMLAYGRPAHAYDLAKLNGTVVARRAVEGETVVALNEKTYTLDAEMTVIADDSGVHDIAGIMGGEHSGCGDETTDILLEIAYFDPERIAKTGRKLNLTSDARGRFERGIDPNFLDTGLAHLTKLIQTLCGGEASQVVRAGTAPSTPKIVHFAPSLVEKLGGVKVEAAEQKRILESLGFSVVGEDADWEQSWAITVPGWRPDVDGAPDIVEEVVRIHGLDKVESVPLSRADGIAKPTATPAQALERRVRRAAAARGLHEAVTWSFLPEPAAQAFADGDLWVLANPISEDMKAMRPSLLPGLLMAAKRNLDRGASSLRLFELGRRYLRGQGGVSDEKLTLGLVLAGEKTARGWATGKAVTFDAFDAKAEVVALLAEAGAPVDKLQVMGEAGPQFHPGQSATLRLGPKTVLARFGMLHPKMAKQFDVDGPVALAEVFLDAIPARKGAASFARVSYAPPPLQAVTRDYAFLVPAALPAADLVRMVQGADKANIVAVRLFDDFRGQGVPEGQKSLALEVTLQPLEKSYKEEDLKAISEKVTAAAAKLGAVLRG, from the coding sequence ATGAAGTTCTCGCTCTCCTGGCTCAAGCAGTACCTGGAAACCGACGCGACGATCGAGGAGATCGCCGCAAAGCTCAACGCCATCGGCCTCGAAGTCGAAGGCATCGAGGATCCCGCCGCGAAGCTCGAGGGCTTCCGTGTCGCCAAGGTGCTCACCGCAGAGAAGCACCCGCAGGCCGACAAGCTGCAGGTGCTGACCGTCGACACCGGCGAGAAGGTGCTCACCGTGGTCTGCGGCGCGCCGAACGCGCGTGCGGGCCTCGTCGGCGTGCTCGGCCTTCCGGGCGCGGTGGTTCCGGTCAACGGCATGGTGCTCAAGGTCGCGGCGGTGCGCGGCGTCGAATCGAACGGCATGATGTGCTCCACGCGCGAGCTGGAGCTGGGCGAGGACCACGACGGCATCATCGAACTGCCCGAGGACGCGCCGGTCGGCACGCCTTTCGCGCAGTACCATGGCGCCGATCCGGTCATCGACGTGGCGATCACCCCCAACCGCCCGGACTGCATGGGCCTCTACGGCATCGCCCGCGATCTCGCGGCGGCGGGCCTCGGCACCCTGAAGCTCATCGAGGCACTGGATATCGAGGGCGCATTCCCGTGCCCGGTCGAGATCCGCACCGACGACGCCGAAGGTTGTCCGGCCTTCTACGGTCGCGTCATCCGGGGCGTGAAGAACGGCCCTTCGCCGCAGTGGCTGCAGGATCGCCTGAAGTCCGCAGGCCAGCGCCCGATCTCGGCGCTGGTCGACGCGACCAACTACGTGATGCTCGCCTATGGTCGCCCGGCCCACGCCTATGACCTCGCGAAGCTGAACGGCACCGTCGTCGCCCGCCGCGCGGTCGAGGGCGAGACGGTTGTCGCGCTGAACGAGAAGACCTACACGCTCGACGCCGAGATGACCGTGATCGCCGACGACAGCGGCGTCCACGACATCGCGGGCATCATGGGCGGCGAGCATTCGGGCTGCGGTGACGAGACCACCGACATCCTGCTCGAGATCGCTTACTTCGATCCCGAGCGGATCGCGAAGACGGGCCGCAAGCTCAACCTCACCTCCGACGCGCGCGGACGGTTCGAGCGCGGGATCGACCCGAACTTCCTCGACACCGGCCTCGCCCACCTGACCAAGCTGATCCAGACGCTGTGCGGCGGCGAGGCTTCGCAGGTCGTGCGTGCAGGCACGGCGCCGAGCACGCCGAAGATCGTCCACTTCGCGCCCTCGCTGGTGGAGAAGCTGGGCGGCGTGAAGGTGGAAGCCGCCGAGCAGAAGCGCATCCTCGAAAGCCTCGGCTTCTCGGTGGTCGGCGAGGATGCGGACTGGGAGCAGAGCTGGGCGATCACCGTCCCCGGCTGGCGCCCTGACGTCGACGGTGCCCCCGACATCGTCGAGGAAGTCGTGCGCATCCACGGGCTCGACAAGGTGGAGAGCGTGCCGCTGTCTCGGGCTGACGGCATCGCCAAGCCCACCGCCACCCCGGCGCAGGCGCTGGAGCGCCGGGTGCGCCGTGCCGCCGCCGCGCGCGGTCTGCATGAGGCCGTCACCTGGTCGTTCCTGCCCGAGCCCGCCGCGCAGGCCTTTGCGGACGGCGACCTGTGGGTGCTCGCCAACCCGATCAGCGAGGACATGAAGGCCATGCGCCCCTCGCTGCTGCCCGGCTTGCTGATGGCCGCCAAGCGCAACCTCGATCGCGGCGCATCGTCGCTGCGCTTGTTCGAACTGGGCCGCCGCTATCTGCGCGGGCAGGGCGGTGTGAGCGATGAAAAGCTGACGCTCGGCCTCGTCCTGGCGGGCGAGAAGACCGCGCGCGGCTGGGCGACAGGCAAGGCCGTCACCTTCGACGCCTTCGATGCCAAGGCCGAAGTCGTGGCGCTGCTGGCCGAGGCCGGTGCGCCGGTCGACAAGCTGCAGGTCATGGGTGAAGCCGGGCCGCAGTTCCACCCCGGCCAGTCGGCCACGCTGCGCCTCGGCCCCAAGACGGTGCTGGCGCGCTTCGGCATGCTGCATCCCAAGATGGCCAAGCAGTTCGACGTCGACGGCCCGGTGGCGCTGGCCGAGGTCTTCCTCGACGCCATCCCGGCGCGCAAGGGCGCGGCCAGCTTCGCCCGCGTTTCCTATGCTCCGCCGCCACTTCAGGCGGTGACGCGCGACTACGCCTTCCTCGTTCCCGCCGCGCTTCCTGCCGCCGATCTGGTGCGCATGGTGCAGGGCGCGGACAAGGCGAACATCGTCGCCGTGCGCCTGTTCGACGACTTCCGCGGTCAGGGCGTGCCCGAGGGGCAGAAGTCGTTGGCGCTCGAAGTCACCCTCCAGCCGCTCGAAAAGAGCTACAAGGAGGAAGACCTCAAGGCGATCAGCGAGAAGGTGACCGCCGCCGCCGCCAAGCTGGGGGCCGTGCTGCGGGGGTGA